The Coffea eugenioides isolate CCC68of chromosome 8, Ceug_1.0, whole genome shotgun sequence genome has a segment encoding these proteins:
- the LOC113780750 gene encoding putative UPF0481 protein At3g02645, translating into MEHSYSSATVPLSSSARGWVDRVSNIFQREFAIDIDHLPPVSVFEVPKILKLQKPEAYTPQLIAMGPYHHLHPELYHMERYKLAAIKEISNPEQISNFQHIVINRLKKMDPSIRACYNKFMDYDQDTLAWIVAIDSCFFLHILHSYLVQDETVDRRLLDNTIVTRDIMMLENQIPFVLLKEIRKSLQVSPNSNGQEEGDDIELILILFQLCEAQSPVKFSSDKTNRDRYRRPLHLLDMMYHMIVNVPGSVVSGSLANGLIQAIPTYTEFRNSLTTSSSSSSTDRENPDVFHNNNLEAILELVETFGNKRTQDFLRPVKLVSSIPWSTISGLFRKGNLGTREQNSEDDEIEIPSVSHLWRYAKVQCKPFIGSIKEIKFVEEEAALYLPVMNLNASSEVIMRNLVAYEAAISKPTLEFARYVNLMNGIIDTAEDVKLLKQNGVIKGGLTDDEIAAQFNGMKRCYAGSDHNSNIEVAVEKVNKFYGKKLLVRTVRRLRKNLFASWKCLALVSTVVLLVVLSLQTFCEFYQCSKIWNFHQEPS; encoded by the coding sequence ATGGAACATTCATATTCATCAGCCACAGTTCCCTTAAGCTCTAGCGCCAGGGGCTGGGTTGATCGAGTCAGCAACATCTTCCAGAGAGAATTTGCTATCGACATCGACCATCTTCCTCCCGTTTCTGTTTTTGAAGTCCCCAAAATACTCAAACTTCAAAAACCCGAAGCTTATACTCCTCAGCTCATAGCAATGGGGCCTTACCATCATTTACACCCCGAGCTCTATCACATGGAGAGGTACAAGCTCGCCGCCATCAAAGAGATCTCGAACCCAGAGCAGATTTCCAATTTCCAACATATCGTGATCAACAGGTTGAAGAAGATGGATCCCTCTATCCGGGCTTGTTACAATAAGTTCATGGACTATGATCAAGATACATTGGCATGGATCGTAGCAATAGACAGTTGTTTCTTTCTCCACATCTTGCATTCTTATCTTGTGCAAGATGAGACCGTGGACAGAAGATTGTTGGACAACACTATTGTCACGAGAGATATCATGATGCTCGAGAATCAAATCCCATTTGTTCTGTTGAAAGAGATTCGCAAGTCACTCCAAGTCTCTCCTAACTCTAATGGTCAGGAGGAAGGAGATGATATCGAGCTGATCTTGATATTATTTCAATTGTGTGAAGCACAATCTCCTGTTAAGTTCTCAAGTGATAAGACCAACCGAGACCGTTACCGTAGACCTCTGCATTTGTTAGATATGATGTATCATATGATTGTTAATGTCCCAGGTTCTGTCGTGTCTGGATCCTTAGCAAATGGTCTCATTCAAGCCATACCAACTTATACAGAATTCAGGAACTCATTGACCACTTCATCCTCGTCCTCCTCGACAGATAGGGAAAATCCAGACGTGTTTCACAATAATAATTTGGAAGCAATCTTGGAATTGGTGGAGACCTTTGGTAACAAGCGTACCCAGGACTTTCTTCGGCCTGTTAAGCTTGTCTCAAGTATTCCGTGGTCAACTATTTCGGGGCTGTTCAGAAAAGGCAACCTAGGTACTAGAGAGCAAAATTCAGAAGATGATGAAATCGAAATTCCGTCGGTATCTCATCTCTGGCGCTATGCTAAAGTGCAATGCAAACCCTTCATTGGGAGCATTAAAGAGATCAAGTTCGTGGAAGAGGAAGCCGCTTTGTACCTTCCTGTAATGAATTTGAACGCGAGCTCAGAAGTGATAATGAGGAATCTGGTGGCCTACGAGGCTGCTATCTCTAAGCCAACCCTTGAATTTGCTCGATACGTCAACCTCATGAATGGGATTATAGACACTGCAGAAGACGTGAAGCTGCTGAAGCAAAATGGGGTGATCAAGGGGGGTCTCACGGATGATGAAATTGCTGCTCAATTCAACGGTATGAAGAGATGTTATGCTGGCTCAGATCACAACTCCAACATCGAAGTTGCCGTTGAGAAAGTTAACAAATTCTATGGCAAGAAGCTTTTGGTTAGGACGGTTAGACGGTTAAGGAAGAATTTGTTTGCTTCATGGAAATGTCTGGCCCTGGTTTCCACTGTGGTGCTACTGGTCGTGCTTAGCTTGCAGACCTTTTGCGAATTCTATCAGTGC